The following coding sequences lie in one Spinacia oleracea cultivar Varoflay chromosome 1, BTI_SOV_V1, whole genome shotgun sequence genomic window:
- the LOC130465521 gene encoding uncharacterized protein, with protein sequence MTHRYQFEAVDRSLKDLMGNDLPFGGKIIMFGGDFRQVLPVVRNGTRAQMIDASFVRSPMWRHIRILRLRENMRSIDDNGFANFLLSVGNGNEPTVSDQMIRLPTAMIIPTVADSSIEALIDQVFPNLSEHVGDGNFIVERAIITPLNEDTDRINNKVVEKFLGEGKTYYSFDSVPEDKRNLYQQEFLNSISASGLPPHALTLKPGVPLMLLRNIDPKHGLCNGTRLLCHSLKDNFIDAEILTGHSRGNRVFLPRIPLKTAEDIKLPFEMVRKQFPVKLSFALTINKSQGQTIPHVGIFLPDHVFSHGQLYVALSRGISENTTKIVVEKGKVQGCEGIFTKNIVMTEYHYPTFEHLYPSGVQRYDVRARLIRNYDIFNYNHKGTTKQTWKMIFVDVEGQAIQCNIFGPAIEKFIGRFQEGFIYILLAVQVIFAEGKNKIVPNWKQMIIKEETNVIREEEDDISIPSFHYNLVQLNRLSCHIDCTDRVYDAMGLVLYVSPVENIGVDSFKRDVAIMDTTWTVIKLTLWNDFVHVLDENLNHVDVAPIIVACGLHVKSFYGTYLSTGYHTRVYVNPVNEKTTSLSTWYKSEKLAKIRRDWFRSSTFSLKSSIDISNTPRIRLSQFPSVRKVQYCRVVAYACRVDSVDNIIYEACNRCLKKVVIFQGLQKCQSCNLTNTVTIPRLLLRLTIFDKSGNLKVTILHDLAQHLLGCLATEIKSVLQQPNGRNRVMEKVFACFGNRAFSWVLHPPIGDFNPEHSYTVGYVLHVDWAEECMWLNKYIASKKRK encoded by the exons ATGACACACAGATATCAATTTGAAGCTGTTGATCGATCACTCAAGGATTTAATGGGGAATGACTTGCCGTTTGGGGGGAAAATTATTATGTTCGGTGGTGATTTCAGACAGGTTTTACCGGTGGTTCGAAATGGAACTAGAGCTCAAATGATTGACGCATCTTTTGTCAGGTCCCCTATGTGGAGACACATTCGTATTTTGCGTTTGAGAGAAAATATGagatcaattgatgataacggCTTTGCTAATTTCTTACTCTCTGTTGGGAACGGTAATGAACCTACTGTTTCAGATCAGATGATAAGGTTACCCACTGCCATGATTATACCAACAGTGGCAGATAGTTCGATCGAGGCTTTGATCGACCAGGTCTTTCCAAATTTAAGTGAGCACGTTGGTGATGGAAATTTTATAGTTGAAAGGGCGATCATCACACCCCTGAACGAAGACACTGATAGAATAAATAATAAGGTTGTCGAAAAGTTTCTCGGAGAAGGAAAAACGTATTATTCGTTTGATTCTGTTCCTGAAGATAAGAGAAATTTGTATCAACAAGAGTTTTTGAATTCGATTTCTGCGTCGGGATTGCCTCCCCATGCTCTCACCCTGAAACCTGGGGTACCCTTAATGCTTTTGAGAAATATTGATCCTAAACATGGTCTTTGCAATGGAACACGGTTGCTTTGCCATTCATTAAAGGACAATTTCATTGATGCTGAGATTTTAACCGGACATTCTAGGGGGAACAGAGTGTTTTTGCCAAGAATTCCCTTGAAAACTGCTGAAGATATTAAATTGCCATTCGAGATGGTCAGAAAGCAATTTCCTGTGAAGTTGAGTTTTGCCTTGACTATCAACAAGTCTCAGGGACAAACTATTCCACATGTTGGGATATTCCTCCCTGATCATGTATTTAGCCACGGCCAGCTATATGTGGCATTATCACGAGGAATTTCAGAGAACACGACAAAGATCGTGGTAGaaaagggaaaggttcaaggTTGTGAAGGCATATTCACTAAAAATATTGT GATGACAGAGTACCATTATCCAACTTTTGAGCATTTATATCCTAGCGGGGTACAACGATATGATGTACGAGCCCGACTGATTCGCAATTATGATATTTTCAACTACAACCATAAAGGAACAACCAAGCAaacatggaaaatgatttttgtCGATGTTGAG GGTCAGGCCATACAGTGCAATATTTTCGGCCCCGCGATTGAAAAGTTTATAGGACGGTTTCAAGAGGGATTCATTTATATACTCCTTGCTGTACAAGTGATATTTGCTGAAGGGAAAAACAAAATTGTCCCCAATTGGAAACAGATGATCATCAAAGAAGAAACAAATGTGATACGTGAAGAGGAGGATGACATTTCCATACCTTCATTCCACTATAATTTGGTTCAGTTGAACCGATTAAGTTGTCACATCGACTGTACTGATAGAGTTTATG ATGCAATGGGATTGGTCCTATACGTTTCACCGGTTGAGAATATTGGTGTGGATTCATTTAAGCGAGACGTGGCAATAATGGATACAAC CTGGACTGTTATTAAATTAACACTTTGGAATGATTTTGTGCACGTTCTTGATGAAAATCTTAATCATGTTGACGTGGCACCAATCATTGTAGCATGTGGTCTGCATGTCAAGAGCTTCTATG GCACATATCTTTCCACGGGATACCACACTAGGGTTTATGTTAACCCGGTTAATGAAAAAACAACATCCTTATCTACATG GTATAAATCGGAAAAATTGGCAAAGATAAGGAGAGATTGGTTTCGTTCGTCGACTTTTTCGTTAAAGTCGTCGATTGATATTTCTAACACTCCCCGTATCCGATTATCTCAATTTCCCAGCGTGAGAAAG GTTCAATACTGTCGAGTTGTTGCATATGCATGTCGCGTTGATAGTGTTGATAACATCATATATGAGGCATGCAATCGTTGCCTAAAAAAGGTTGTCATTTTTCAAGGACTACAAAAATGTCAATCTTGCAATCTCACCAACACTGTAACTATCCCAAG GTTGCTTCTTCGACTTACCATATTTGATAAAAGTGGTAATTTGAAAGTCACAATATTACACGATCTTGCACAACACCTTTTAGGTTGTTTAGCTACTGAAATAAAATCAGTACTTCAACAG CCTAATGGACGTAATCGAGTGATGGAAAAAGTATTTGCATGTTTCGGAAACAGAGCTTTTTCATGGGTGCTACATCCACCAATTGGAGATTTTAATCCTGAACATTCGTATACGGTTGGATATGTGTTGCATGTCGATTGGGCGGAGGAGTGCATGTGGTTAAACAAATATATTGCgagcaaaaaaagaaaatga